Proteins encoded by one window of Mobula hypostoma chromosome 21, sMobHyp1.1, whole genome shotgun sequence:
- the LOC134359717 gene encoding uncharacterized protein LOC134359717 gives MGRVGGFTGHSPAGWGADGGGSVGLPDARPQGGARIVGGRVGLPDTRPQGGARTGSVGGFTGHSPAGWGEDGECRWVYRTLARRVGRGRGGSVGLPDARPQSGARVGLPDTRPQGGARTASVGGFTGHSPAGWGAGGFTGRSPAGWGADGGFTGRSRAGWGADGGFTGRSPAGWGADGGFTGRSPAGWGADGGFTGRSPAGWGADGECRWVYRTLARRVGRGRGGSVGLPDARPQSGARVGLPDTRPQGGARTASVGGFTGRSPAGWGAGGFTGRSPAGWGADGGFTGRSPAGWGADGGFTGRSPAGWGADGGFTGRSPAGWGADGGFTGRSPAGWGADGECRWVYRTLARRVGRGRGVSVGLPDARPQGGARTGSVGGFTGRSPAGWGADGECRWVYRTLARRVGRGRGVSVGLPDARPQGGARTGRVGGFTGRSPAGWGEDGEGRWVYRTLARRVGRGRGVSVGLPDTRPQGGARTGSVGGFTGHSRPRIKSFNTITRTRVPTHYRV, from the coding sequence ATGGGGAGGGTCGGTGGGTTTACCGGACACTCGCCCGCAGGGTGGGGCGCGGACGGGGGAGGGTCGGTGGGTTTACCGGACGCTCGCCCGCAGGGTGGGGCGCGGATAGTGGGGGGGCGGGTGGGTTTACCGGACACTCGCCCGCAGGGTGGGGCGAGGACGGGGAGTGTCGGTGGGTTTACCGGACACTCGCCCGCAGGGTGGGGCGAGGACGGGGAGTGTCGGTGGGTTTACCGGACGCTCGCCCGCAGGGTGGGGCGCGGACGGGGAGGGTCGGTGGGTTTACCGGACGCTCGCCCGCAGAGTGGGGCGCGGGTGGGTTTACCGGACACTCGCCCGCAGGGTGGGGCGAGGACGGCGAGTGTCGGTGGGTTTACCGGACACTCGCCCGCAGGGTGGGGCGCGGGTGGGTTTACCGGACGCTCGCCCGCAGGGTGGGGCGCGGACGGTGGGTTTACCGGACGATCGCGCGCAGGGTGGGGCGCGGACGGTGGGTTTACCGGACGCTCGCCCGCAGGGTGGGGCGCGGACGGTGGGTTTACCGGACGCTCGCCCGCAGGGTGGGGCGCGGACGGTGGGTTTACCGGACGCTCGCCCGCAGGGTGGGGCGCGGACGGGGAGTGTCGGTGGGTTTACCGGACGCTCGCCCGCAGGGTGGGGCGCGGACGGGGAGGGTCGGTGGGTTTACCGGACGCTCGCCCGCAGAGTGGGGCGCGGGTGGGTTTACCGGACACTCGCCCGCAGGGTGGGGCGAGGACGGCGAGTGTCGGTGGGTTTACCGGACGCTCGCCCGCAGGGTGGGGCGCGGGTGGGTTTACCGGACGCTCGCCCGCAGGGTGGGGCGCGGACGGTGGGTTTACCGGACGCTCGCCCGCAGGGTGGGGCGCGGACGGTGGGTTTACCGGACGCTCGCCCGCAGGGTGGGGCGCGGACGGTGGGTTTACCGGACGCTCGCCCGCAGGGTGGGGCGCGGACGGTGGGTTTACCGGACGCTCGCCCGCAGGGTGGGGCGCGGACGGGGAGTGTCGGTGGGTTTACCGGACGCTCGCCCGCAGGGTGGGGCGCGGACGGGGAGTGTCGGTGGGTTTACCGGACGCTCGCCCGCAGGGTGGGGCGCGGACGGGGAGTGTCGGTGGGTTTACCGGACGCTCGCCCGCAGGGTGGGGCGCGGACGGGGAGTGTCGGTGGGTTTACCGGACGCTCGCCCGCAGGGTGGGGCGCGGACGGGGAGTGTCGGTGGGTTTACCGGACGCTCGCCCGCAGGGTGGGGCGAGGACGGGGAGGGTCGGTGGGTTTACCGGACGCTCGCCCGCAGGGTGGGGCGAGGACGGTGAGGGTCGGTGGGTTTACCGGACACTCGCCCGCAGGGTGGGGCGCGGACGGGGAGTGTCGGTGGGTTTACCGGACACTCGCCCGCAGGGTGGGGCGCGGACGGGGAGTGTCGGTGGGTTTACCGGACACTCGCGTCCGCGAATCAAATCATTTAACACCATCACCCGCACTCGTGTCCCTACTCACTACCGTGTTTAA